GCGCGCGAAGCCGCCGTCGTGGATGGCGTCAGCGTCTACCCCGTCCGCAGCCTGCTCGAGGTCCGCGAACTCCTCAACTCCGCCGCACATGGGCCGGTCAAGGCTGAGCCTCTCCGCGTTGAATCCCGAGCGCTGCTTGAAGAAGCCCTCGACCACATCGCCGACTTCCGCGACGTCCGCGGCCAGCATGTAGCCAAGCGAGCGCTTGAGGTCGCCGCGGCCGGTGGCCACAACATCCTCATGATCGGTCCACCTGGCTCCGGCAAAACCATGCTGGCCAAGCGCCTGCCGTCGATCCTCGCGCCCCTGCGCTTCGAAGAGGCCCTCGAGACCACGAAGATTCACTCCGTCGCGGGCGTCCTCAACAAGGACGAGGGCCTCGTCACCCAGCGGCCCTTCCGCTCGCCTCACCACACCATCTCCGACGCGGGCCTCATTGGCGGCGGCATGGTCCCGCGGCCCGGCGAGGTCAGCCTCTCGCACAACGGTCTCCTCTTTCTCGACGAGCTCCCCGAGTTTCCGCGCAACGTCCTCGAGGTCCTCCGTCAGCCGCTCGAAGACGGCAACGTCACCATCGCCCGCGCGGCCATGTCGCTCTCGTTCCCCGCGCGCTTCATGCTCGCCGCGGCCATGAACCCCTGTCCCTGCGGCTACTTCAACGACAAGAGCCGCAACTGCATGTGCACGCCGCCCATGATTCAGCGCTACGTCTCCAAGGTCAGCGGCCCTCTGCTCGATCGCATCGACATCCACATCGAGGTCCCCGCCGTCCAGTACAAGGAGCTCCGCGGCGGACAGGCCTCCGAAGGCTCGAGCGAGATCCGCACCCGCGTCATGAAGGCCCGCGAGCGCCAGCACACCCGCTTCCTCGAATCCGAAGCCCGCACCAGTGGAAGTCCGCGTGCGGCGAGTCGCGCTGTCTATTCCAACGCGCAGATGACCACCAAACAAATTCGCACCCACTGCGAGCTCTCCAGCGACGCCGAAAAGCTGCTCGAGCGCGCCATGCAGCAGCAGGGCCTCAGCGCCCGCGCCCACGACCGAATCCTCAAGGTCGCCCGCACCATCGCCGACCTGGACGACTCGCAGGGAATCGCTGTGAAGCACATTGCCGAAGCGATCCAGTACCGCACGCTCGACCGCAGCTACTGGGCCTAGCTCCTTCCCCGTTCCCCGACGAACCCGAGTAGTCACACGTTTGCCTAAATTTCTACCCACCCTGCTATCTGCCTGAAAACAGGCCAACTCCTTGCGAGTAGGTAAATTTCTACCGTTTTTGGGAGGCCAGTCGCATTACTGTTCAAAAAAAAGGATTGACTCGTCCCGCCAGTGACGATAAGGTGCTTTTTGTGAACGCGGCAAACCGGTGAGTTTTACTGGCTGGCGCGCTCATCTTCCCCGCGGAACGGGTGGCCGTTCCGGAATCAGCCAGGCAGTGAATCGGGACTCTCTGATCTTGCGGAGGGTATCTTCTCCGCGGGGCCGGTCGTCTGCTGTGTGTTGGTTTGTAACTTGTTGAAGCGCAGCAACTTAGAAAATTTGATCCGGCATCGGAAACGGATGCATCCGTTCCCGGCCGACTGCGTCTAACCAGATGAGGACCTGCGCCGGCCTGCGACCGGCGGGACTCAATCCACGACGTAGGCCACGCAGAGTGGAGCTCAGCAGCTCGAGGGCAGCCACCTAAGACTTTCGCAGAGGAAAGAGAGAAACTTCATGCGCTCAGATCTTATTTTTGGAGCCCTCACTCACGTGAACAACCGCTACCAGCTGTGCCAGCTCGCGTCGAAGGCGACTCGCAAGCTCCACAAGCCCAACACCCGCCTCCAGGACACCACCAACGAGGTGCTGGACCGCTTCAAGGACTCCGTACCCATGGGTGTGGTTAGCTCCGAGGAACCCATCGAGACTGTGGCATCGGTTCGCCGCGCGGCCTAAGGCCGCCGCGGCGGCCCGCGCCGTCCCCTGGCCGTGTTTTCCTCCGGTCGAATTTCACATCTGTGATACTGTAATCACGTCCCTCCAGTAATACCCCTGTAACTTCCCCCGCTTACATCCCTCCGCGTCACGCTCTTTGCTCTGCCCCCGAGCCTGGAGTCTCTGCACCGCACCAGTATCTCCGCAATACCAAAATCCCTCCTAAAAAGAACGAAAGTCCACACGACCCCATGACAATCACCGAGTTGAAAGAAAAGAGCATTGCCGAGCTCGGCAAGCTCGCCCGCGGCCTGGAGATCCCTGGCACCAGCGCACTCCGCAAGCAGGACCTCATTTTCAAGATCCTTCAGGCGCAAAGCGAGAAGGAAGGCCACATCTTCGCCGAAGGCGTCCTCGAGATCCTGCCTGACGGCTACGGCTTCCTCCGCAGCCCCGACTACAACTACCTGCCCGGCCCCGACGACATCTACGTCTCGCCATCGCAGATCCGCAAGTTCGATCTGAAGACCGGCGACACCATCTCCGGCAACGTGCGCTCTCCGCATGAAGGCGAGAAGTACTTTGCGCTGGTCAAGATCGAAGCCATCAACTTCGAGTCGCCCGAAGAGACCCGCAACAAGATTCTCTTCGACAACCTCACGCCGCTCTACCCGCAGGAGCGCATCAAGATGGAGACCGTGCGCGAGGGCATCAGCGGCCGCGTGATGGATCTCCTCTGCCCCATCGGCAAAGGCCAGCGCGGTCTGATCGTCGCTCCGCCGCGCACTGGCAAGACCGTGCTCATGCAGGCCATCGCGAACTCCATCACCGCGAACCACCCCGAGGTCGTCCTCATCGTTCTGCTGATCGACGAGCGTCCCGAAGAGGTCACCGACATGCAGCGGTCTGTGAAGGGTGAAGTGATTTCGTCGACGTTTGACGAGCCGGCCGCGCGTCACGTCCAAGTTGCCGAGATGGTTATCGAGAAGGCCAAGCGCCTCGTCGAGCACAAGCGCGACGTCGTCATCCTGCTCGATAGCATCACCCGTCTCGCACGCGCCTACAACACCATCGTTCCGCCTTCAGGCAAAGTTCTCTCCGGCGGTGTCGACTCCAACGCGCTGCAGCGGCCGAAGCGCTTCTTCGGCGCGGCCCGCAACATTGAGGAAGGTGGCAGCTTGACCATCATCGCGTCGGCCCTCATCGACACCGGCTCGCGCATGGACGAGGTCATCTTCGAAGAGTTCAAGGGCACCGGCAACATGGAAGTCATCCTCGACCGCAAGCTGGTCGACAAGCGCGTCTTCCCGGCCATCGACATCCAGCGCTCGGGCACCCGCAAGGAAGAGCTGCTTATCCCCAAGGACGACCTGCAGCGCACCTGGATTCTGCGCAAGGTCCTCAATCCGCTCTCGCCTGTCGAAGCCATGGAGCTTCTCTCCGACAAGCTCGGCAAGACACGCAACAACCAGGAGTTCCTGCACAACATGAGCTCGCTCTAAGCAGCCATGAGCTCGGTTTTATAGCTGAGCTCCAGTGCACGAAGCAGCAAAGGCGCGGCGCGGAGGCCGCGCCTTTCTGTTTCTGCACCGCAGATTGAACGCCGTTCTCGCACCGACGACGGGATCCAATCGGTCGGTCCAAAGATGGTCGCCGGAAATGTCTAGATTATTCCTCACAGCGGAGCGTCGATATGGTTTACTTGTTACGCTCTCTGGTTAGAGCGGCTTTGCCTCGGATCAAGGGCAGAGAAGCAACATCCGCGGGCGAACCTTCCCTGGGTCACCGGCCCTGCTTACGACGGACAATTTTCCGGACTCATCAAATCGATGCTCGCTTGCCCGAACATCGGGATTTCTATGCCCCTGGTTTCAGTGGTGTGCTGGCGCGTCAGATGGAACAACAGGATTTCATGCAGCGCGTCGGGCTGCGACCCCGCTTCCACACACGTTTCCTCGTTCCATGCGAAACCCCAAAGCGAGCCTTAGCGAACTCAACTGAACTTGACTTCATTCGAAGTCAACGTAAGGAGATCGACACCATGATCAGCAGATGGAAGTGGATCAACGCTGTTGCCATCATCTTTGTTTCGTTTTTCACAACCGTTTCCGTCCGCGCCCAGGACGCACAGCCCTGTTTTGACCTTGCCAGTCTGCAAGGGAACTACACAATCATCGGTACGTACGGCGCAAACGTCGCCATCGCACTTGCCAAGCGCAACATAGACGGAAAAGGCAACCTTACCGGGACATTCATCGTGAATGAACCCCTTGCCGGATCCACGACTGGGCAACGAAACATCGTCTCTGGAACGCAGGTCGGGACGCTCACCGTAAACTGCGACGGCACCGGAGTGGTGACCCGCGTTCTCACCGTTGGCACAACCCAGACAGAGCAATTCGATGATTTCGTGATCACGCACGCGATCATGGAAAACGGACATCTGATCGCCACATCTGTCACCGATGCACAACGAACTCCATCCACCATCGTGGCGGGCGGGATCTTTCTGACCAGGGTCTGGACTCGGATACCGTCGCATGGAGGTCAACCTTGGGGTGGACAGCGATAGCCGGTGGCGCGCAGGTACTCCGCTCCGAAGATCTGCAGCACGGTATAAATTTTGGGCCGTTGCGCGTCTTGAATCCATTTCTGCAGAACTGAGCCACCGAGCCACGCAACGAGCCTTTCTCTTTCCTAATGCAGAACTTGCCCGCTCGCGCTATGCTGTTGCGCGAGGTGAACGGATGCGGTTGGCTCACGTTGAAGTCCTGTTCGCACTTTCCCTGGCTCTGCCGGCGCTCACGGCCGCGCAGACGGCGAACCAGATCATGCCGCCCAATTACCCGGGCGTGCAGACGCGCATAGCTGGCATCTACGTAACGCCGATTCCCAACTTCCCATTTTCTGCCGAGGTCGAGATCGTCTCGCACCTTCAGATGCCCGACGGCAGCGACCATGTGGTCATGACGACCAACCACATCGCGCGCGCATCTTCAGGCCGCATCTACAACGAGCGTCGCCGCCTCGTTCCTGCAGGGTTCAAGGGCACACCCCCGCTGATCGAATCCCACATCTACGATCCATCCACCCGGCAAAACATCTTCATCAACCCGTACCTGCACCTCGCGCGTGAGATGACGCTGCGCGCTCCTCTGCCGACTCCGGCAGGCTTGCTTCCGCCGCAGCAACAGCGCAAACTGCCTGGCGTGACCGAGACCGACCTCGGAACCCAAATGCTCGACGGCGTCGAACTCCACGGCACGCGCAAGCAGCGAACCATTCCTGCGGACTTCAGCGGCACCGGCAAACCGGTCGTGATCACCGATGACTACTGGTACTCACCGGACCTGGCTATCTACATGACCATCCGCCACGACGACCCGCGCACCGGAGAGCAACTCGTCGCCGTCACGCACATCGACCGCACCGAGCCGGCGGCAGAGACCTTCGTCGTTCCGCCGGAAGACAAGCTCGTCGACGAGACCACTGACAACTCGCCAAGAGCGCGACAATAACGTCGGCTAATACCCGTTCTCGAGCAGATACTCCGTCGTCAGCCAATTCGTTACGGGCTTCGGAGCGTCCGCAACTTCAACCGGCGCATCGACCGTTTGGGTCAGATCTTGTGCCGCCAACTGCTGCGCGGCATACTTCGACAGCACATCGGTCTCGATATTCACCGTCTCGCCGGCCATCTTCGCGTGCAGGTTTGTGCTCTTGTACGTGTGCGGGATGACCGCAATTTCGATGCGCACCGTGCCGTCCGGCTCCGGCTCATGAATCTTCGCCACCGTGAGGCTGATGCCGTCGATGGTGATCGATCCCTGCGGAATCACCTGCGCGGCCAGTTTCGCCGGCAGCTCGATCGTCATCCGCCAGTCCGCCGTCGCCGCATCGGGACGCAGCGGGGCCAGCGAGATCAGTTTTCCGGTGCCATCCACATGCCCCTGTACCACGTGGCCACCCAGCGGCGCGCCGGCGGGGGTGGGTAGCTCCAGGTTCAGCAGGGCGCCGGGCTGCAACTGTGCCAGGCTCGTGCGCTCTATCGTCTCCTGTGCGAGGTCTGCGGCAAAGCGGCCCGGGTGGGGCTCGTTCGCGTCCTCGATGTCCAGCGCCGTGAGGCAGACGCCGTTCACGGCGATGCTGTCGCCAATCTTCCACCGCCCTGCGAGCTGCGGCGCCGCGACCACCAGCCGCATTGCGCCGCCGGTGGGCTTTACGGCCAGCAGCGTTCCCGTTGTTTCGATCAGTCCGGTGAACATGCGTCTAGGGTAACGCGGCGGTATTGGCGGTCGAGCCCCCTCCCCTGTCCTATTTGTGCAAAATCTTCATTCAATTGGACTTAGGCTTGGACTTTTTGGGCAAAGTCTTGATTCCAGATACTTTACTTGTAAAGTATCTGGAATCACCAGGTTGAGCCGGGAGAGACGAGGCAGCTGGCAGATGGCCTTACGTTACCCCCCCTTGCGCGGAAGCGGGTTTTGTCAAGTCTGGGCCTTACGGGTTCGCGTTCGCAGCCCCGATTACTCCGGTGGCGGCATCGCGGACAACAAATCGGACCCGATCGGTGAATGGCGGAACTGTCATCGGAAACGCGAAGCTCACCCGCGAGTCGGGCTTGATCACGTCGCTGGCCGCCAGTTCCTCCTTCATCTCCGCCGCGTGCTGGGCCGTCTCCTTGCCTTTGGCGTTGTAGCAGACCGCCAGGATGGTCACCTCGGCCAGCCGCGAGCCGCCCGGCTGCTCTGTGAACTTCAGATCGTTCGCATTCACCATCACCGTGTAGCCTTTCTTCGAGCGCTTCGCATCGGTGTGCAGTCCGGTGTAGGGCATTGTCGTGCGCGCCGCGCTCATCAGGTCATATTTCACATCGTTGGCCTGCTTTGCCTTCGGAGCCAGCGCCACTTGAGCAACCGGCGCCTGCGGCGTGGCGAAGTACCCTTCGCGCGTAATCACACGCAGCCCTGGCACATTCACCGTCACATGGATTTTCCGGAACGGCTGCGCAGCGTCGCTGTCGCCGCTCGGCGCATAGGAGAGTGTGTAGTACTCCGTTCCTTCCGTCGACACCTCGGCCACCTGAGCGTCGAGGTCATTCCGTCCGCCAATTACGCGGCCTCCGGTGTTATCTGCAAAGGTATCCATGCCCATGTTGTCGCCGAAGTCGCCGATGGCGCTGCCCGACGAGCTTACGTTCGACGGATCAATCGTGTCGTCGGTCGGATCGTCGGCCTTGAGCGGACCGCCCGGATCGATGATGTAGAGCGTGACTCTCTCTTGCAGCATCCTGTCGGTAACCTGCTTGATCGCTGCGACCACCTTGTCGTGGTCCTTCTCGCTCATATTGTTGAGGTCGTAGGCCTTGTTGTAGCCAGTTCCGACCCAGATCACGTTCTTGCGGCCGGGAATTCCGGCGACACTCTGCGCGATCTGCAGCATCGCACCGAGCGTCTTGACCAGCCCGTTTTCTGATCCGCCTGCGCCGCCATTCAGAGTGTTTACGATCTGCGTGAAGTCGAGGTCTGCGGTGTGTTTCTCGACGCTCTCGAGCAGATCTGCGCGGCTCTGCGTGTAGTCGTGCAGGACGACCACCCTCGAGTAGCCGGCTGCGATGAACAACGTGGGCACAGGAAGCACGGGAGGCTGCGCTTTGAGGTACTTCTCCATCATCTGGCGCGCGTAGGCAAGCTGATGGAACGGTGTGTCCACCTCGTCAAAGACCAGCACATTCACCGGAGCCTGCCCGATCTTCGGCAGGTCGGCGACGCTGTGCACCAGGTCGGCTGTGCCGCCGGACGGCATCGCATGGGCCGATGGCGGATCGAAGTTGCGGATGGTTTGGGGAGCTTTGTCTTCGGTGATGGTGAACTGGGATCGGTCGAGGTTGGTGACCGGCTTGCCGTTGTGGTCCAGCACGACAACGTCGAGAACGACGAGCCGCGAGGTGACGGAGATCGTGCCGGCGGGGTTCGCCTGATCGCTCTGGGGAGCTTGAGCCGGTGCGGAGACGGCGGCGATCCCGAGGCATGTGACGCACAGGATTGCCAGTCGTGACCTACGCTGCAACCCAAACCTTTTCATGAGCATGGTGAATGTACGCATGGAGACATTTCGAGGACGCCACCAAGTGTCTAATCCAGCAAGCTTTCTCGCAATACCACGTTCCCGATAGACTTGGAGGTGAATGTTTACCTCACTGTTCGGCAAACGCGAACGCAAACCGGAAGAAGAAGCGCGCGAGCCGGAATCTCAGGAAGCCGAACAACAGAAGCCGCAGGAGCAAGCGCCCGAAGAGGCGAAGCCGCGCAGCTTCTTCAACCGCATGCGCGAGGCGGTTACACGCACGCGGCAGTCGCTCTCTGACTCGATCTCCGGCGTCATCGCGCTCACGAGGGAGATCGACGAGACCTCGCTTGACGAGCTGGAATTTGCGCTGCTTGCTTCCGATATCGGCGCGCCGACGGCTGATGAGATCATCACGCGGCTGCGTGACCGCGCGTTGCGACATGGGCTGGCGAACGGCGCGGAGCTGAAGGCCGCGCTGAAGGACGAGATCCGCCGGATCCTGGACTCAGTGAACACGCCGGTGCGGCACGCGGCGACTCCGCCGGAGGTGATTCTTCTGGTGGGCGTGAACGGCACCGGGAAGACCACTACAAGCGGGAAGCTGGCGGCGTTGTACAGGCGCGAGGGCAGGTCGGTCCTGCTCTGCGCGGCGGATACGTTCCGGGCGGCGGCGATCGAGCAGCTCGAAGTGTGGGCGGAGCGTTCCGGCGTCGCGATGATCAAGACGAAGCAGGGAGGCGATCCTTCGGCGGCGCTCTTTGACGCAGCAACGGCGGCGAAGGCGCGGTCGACGGACGTGCTGC
The genomic region above belongs to Acidobacteriaceae bacterium and contains:
- a CDS encoding YifB family Mg chelatase-like AAA ATPase; this encodes MLFKTRSAAVYGIDAHLIDVEVDFSNVAQKEETFSVVGLPDASVRESRDRVRSAIKNSGFDLPPTRITINLAPADLKKEGSGFDLPIAVGILGAYGGLAIADISDFVLVGELGLDGSIRAVQGMLPIAIAAKNAGIHHLIIPAANAREAAVVDGVSVYPVRSLLEVRELLNSAAHGPVKAEPLRVESRALLEEALDHIADFRDVRGQHVAKRALEVAAAGGHNILMIGPPGSGKTMLAKRLPSILAPLRFEEALETTKIHSVAGVLNKDEGLVTQRPFRSPHHTISDAGLIGGGMVPRPGEVSLSHNGLLFLDELPEFPRNVLEVLRQPLEDGNVTIARAAMSLSFPARFMLAAAMNPCPCGYFNDKSRNCMCTPPMIQRYVSKVSGPLLDRIDIHIEVPAVQYKELRGGQASEGSSEIRTRVMKARERQHTRFLESEARTSGSPRAASRAVYSNAQMTTKQIRTHCELSSDAEKLLERAMQQQGLSARAHDRILKVARTIADLDDSQGIAVKHIAEAIQYRTLDRSYWA
- a CDS encoding DNA-directed RNA polymerase subunit omega, producing MRSDLIFGALTHVNNRYQLCQLASKATRKLHKPNTRLQDTTNEVLDRFKDSVPMGVVSSEEPIETVASVRRAA
- the rho gene encoding transcription termination factor Rho — translated: MTITELKEKSIAELGKLARGLEIPGTSALRKQDLIFKILQAQSEKEGHIFAEGVLEILPDGYGFLRSPDYNYLPGPDDIYVSPSQIRKFDLKTGDTISGNVRSPHEGEKYFALVKIEAINFESPEETRNKILFDNLTPLYPQERIKMETVREGISGRVMDLLCPIGKGQRGLIVAPPRTGKTVLMQAIANSITANHPEVVLIVLLIDERPEEVTDMQRSVKGEVISSTFDEPAARHVQVAEMVIEKAKRLVEHKRDVVILLDSITRLARAYNTIVPPSGKVLSGGVDSNALQRPKRFFGAARNIEEGGSLTIIASALIDTGSRMDEVIFEEFKGTGNMEVILDRKLVDKRVFPAIDIQRSGTRKEELLIPKDDLQRTWILRKVLNPLSPVEAMELLSDKLGKTRNNQEFLHNMSSL
- a CDS encoding riboflavin synthase, yielding MFTGLIETTGTLLAVKPTGGAMRLVVAAPQLAGRWKIGDSIAVNGVCLTALDIEDANEPHPGRFAADLAQETIERTSLAQLQPGALLNLELPTPAGAPLGGHVVQGHVDGTGKLISLAPLRPDAATADWRMTIELPAKLAAQVIPQGSITIDGISLTVAKIHEPEPDGTVRIEIAVIPHTYKSTNLHAKMAGETVNIETDVLSKYAAQQLAAQDLTQTVDAPVEVADAPKPVTNWLTTEYLLENGY
- a CDS encoding VWA domain-containing protein, which codes for MRTFTMLMKRFGLQRRSRLAILCVTCLGIAAVSAPAQAPQSDQANPAGTISVTSRLVVLDVVVLDHNGKPVTNLDRSQFTITEDKAPQTIRNFDPPSAHAMPSGGTADLVHSVADLPKIGQAPVNVLVFDEVDTPFHQLAYARQMMEKYLKAQPPVLPVPTLFIAAGYSRVVVLHDYTQSRADLLESVEKHTADLDFTQIVNTLNGGAGGSENGLVKTLGAMLQIAQSVAGIPGRKNVIWVGTGYNKAYDLNNMSEKDHDKVVAAIKQVTDRMLQERVTLYIIDPGGPLKADDPTDDTIDPSNVSSSGSAIGDFGDNMGMDTFADNTGGRVIGGRNDLDAQVAEVSTEGTEYYTLSYAPSGDSDAAQPFRKIHVTVNVPGLRVITREGYFATPQAPVAQVALAPKAKQANDVKYDLMSAARTTMPYTGLHTDAKRSKKGYTVMVNANDLKFTEQPGGSRLAEVTILAVCYNAKGKETAQHAAEMKEELAASDVIKPDSRVSFAFPMTVPPFTDRVRFVVRDAATGVIGAANANP
- the ftsY gene encoding signal recognition particle-docking protein FtsY, yielding MFTSLFGKRERKPEEEAREPESQEAEQQKPQEQAPEEAKPRSFFNRMREAVTRTRQSLSDSISGVIALTREIDETSLDELEFALLASDIGAPTADEIITRLRDRALRHGLANGAELKAALKDEIRRILDSVNTPVRHAATPPEVILLVGVNGTGKTTTSGKLAALYRREGRSVLLCAADTFRAAAIEQLEVWAERSGVAMIKTKQGGDPSAALFDAATAAKARSTDVLLVDTAGRLHTKSDLMKELDKMRRTAERQVPGSPHQTLLVIDATTGQNGLQQARLFTEAAQVTGIVLTKLDGTAKGGIVVAIARELGLPVRFVGVGEKLEDILPFDAGSFVDSLLD